From Paenibacillus sp. FSL H8-0537:
CCTGCTCGTAGCCTTCATTTTTGAAAAGCTGCCATATCGCTTCCGTGTCATAAAAATTCACTTTGCAGCCTAATGTATAAAATGCAACCGATGGCATGTTGTTATACTCCTCCCATTTCTCCAGCTTCATACAGCAAGCATGTCAATCCGACGATACCTGCGGTTTCCGTCCGCAATATCCTTTTGCCGAGGCCGACAATAATGGCTCCTGCTGCTTCTGCCTCATCTGCTTCACGCTCGGTAAAGCCGCCCTCCGGCCCCACCATAAGCAATACGCTCGGAGCGGAAGTATCGTTTCCCCTGTTAGAGCGCCAGCTAGATAGCGCCTGCCTAATGCCCACGCCTTCCGCTGCATCGCCTTCTCGTTCGTAACAAAACAAAACTAAATCATAGGAAGCAATCGATTTGACCAGCTCGCGCCAGCTTCGTACCGGCTCTACAGCCGGTACGCGGCAGCGATGTGACTGCTCCGCCGCTTCCTTGGCGATTTTGCCCCAGCGCTCCAGACGCTTTGCTTCCTTCTTGCCGTCATATTGCACAATCATGCGCTCCGACTGGAACGGGACAAACGAATAGGCGCCAATTTCGGTGCCCTTCTGGATGACCAGCTCCATCTTGTCGCCCTTCGGCAAGCTTTGGGCAATCGTAACGAGCCAGCTCGGCTCGCTATTTTGGGGAAGCTCCTCTGCAATATCCGCCACAACTTCAGTGGACGCCGCTTCACGCACCGAAGCAAGCACGACCCGCTGCTCGCCGTCGCTTGCTATAAACGTATCGCCTGCCTTCATCCGCATGACGCGCACAGCGTGGAAAGCATCCTCGCCAAGCAAGCGGACCTTATCATCTGCAAACTGCTCTTTCGCTATAAAATACCGCTGCATATTGTCTACATAACCATCCTTCATAATAGCATGTTTTCATGTCGAAAATCCACGACCAAACCGTGCCAAACAAGGTGAAACGGCAGGCGCCATCCTTTGGCGGCGCAGCGCGTTTCAATCCGAGAAATATAAGCCTATTTATATGTGTCAAACTTATAAATTCTTATATTTCAAGGTGAAACGGCTGCCCTTCGCCCTTTGGCGGCGCAGCGCGTTTCAATCCGAGAAATATTAAATAAACAGTCCGCCGATCAGGCTCATAAAATTGGCTGCCAATTCCTGCGAAAAATTAAGAATCGGGCTAATGGTCACCGCGCGAAGCGGTGGAATGAACAACAGCAGCAGGAAAATAATAATGCCCCATTGCATGTTCTGCTCCATTTTATACCCGACTTTAAGCGGTACGAGATTTTGAATGATCCGGTAACCGTCAAGCGGCGGCAATGGAATCAAATTGAAAATAAACAGCAAAAAGTTAAGCGAAATGAAATAAGAGAAAAATACTTGCAAAGCATCCTGTACGCCAATGGAGCCCATATGGTACAGTCCCGACTTGATGCTGATATAATAAAGAATAATGCCAAGCAGTCCGAGCACAAAGTTGCTAAGCGGACCTGCCGCCGTCACAATAACGCCCATTAAGCGCGGATGCTTAAAGCGATTTTGGTTTACCGGTACAGGCTTGGCCCAGCCAAAGCCTGCAAGCAAAATTAAAATCATCCCTAGCACATCCAAATGAACGCGCGGATTCAGCGTTACCCTGCCGGCATCATAAGCTGTATTGTCACCGAACTTGTACGCCGTGTAAGCATGCGCAAACTCGTGAACGGTGAAAGCAATAATAAGCACAAGCACAGCAAACGGCAATTCAGCGGTCGGATAAGCAAACCAACCTTCCATACTCATTGGGTTACCTGCGGCTTGCGTGCTACGAATACAACCCAGTCTTCATCGCGGCGTATTTCCTCCACGTTAAAGCCGGCTTTCACAAGCCCTTGCTCCACAAGCTCTTCCTTGTTTTTATAAATGCCGGAGGAAATATACAGCCCGCCCGGCTTCAGCGCCTGATAAACCTCATCAATAAATAGCAAAATAATTTCCGCTAAAATATTTGCAACGACCAGATCGACTGGCACCGAGACCGTCGTGGACTCATTAGAACCAACAGCTCCGCGTGCCCCTTTGCCGCCTAATACGCCAAGCAGATCGCTGAGCTTAACCTCGACTTGCTCCTCCAGACCGTTCAGACGCACATTTTCCGTCGCACTTGTGACAGCAATTGGATCCAGATCAAGCGCAAGCACACGGCTGGCACCCAATCTGCAAGCCCCAATCGCCAAAATGCCTGAGCCTGTACCAACATCAATGATTTCCTCGCCGCCCTTAATGACGGATTCCAGCGTCTGCAGGCAGAGGGAGGTTGTTGGATGTGTACCTGTCCCAAAAGCCATGCCAGGATCAAGCTCAATAATTTTCTCATTCGGCGCAGCTTCGTACTCTTCCCACGTCGGCTTTATAGTCAGTGTTTCCGATACTTTAAGCGGCTTAAAATATTGCTTCCAAGCCGTTGCCCAGTCCTCTTCATCTACCATTTGCGAAGTAATTTCATAATCGCCTGGATCAATGCCGAATTCACGCAGCTGTTCGATCGGTGCTACAAGCTCTGCTTTCAAAGCGGCGATATCTGTTCCTTCCGAAAAATACCCCTTTATAACCGCATGTCCTTCCGGAATATCATTCAGCGGTGTCTCATACCACTGACCGAGGGACGTGTCCCGTTCTTTGTTCAGCGTACCGGATTCTTCAATGGAAACCCCGTCCGCATCCCGTTCATGCAAAAAGTTAGAAATCATCTCAATCGCTTGCTCCGTCGTCGAGATTGTAAGTTCATGCCATTTCATTTGCTTCTACGCCTCCAGTGTGAAAAACTAACATCTATTGTACACCAATCCGCATTGATGCACAAAATATGTATTTGAAAATGTGATAAACCTGCTATTTTACAGCCTTTCCAGCCATTAAATCATCTTTTGCGCATAGCAAAAAGAGAGGGCAGGCTGCTTTCCCCTGTCCTCTCCGCCTGCAAATGCCAGTGCTGGCTTTACATGGCCCGTTTACATCAATAGCTAATACTTCCGCCTGCATCCTCAATTAGGCGCAGTACCCTGTCCTTGACATGCTCTTCAAGCGTCGCGGTAAGTGCTGTACTGTCTGCCTGTCCATCTACACGAAGCGCCTGCAGCTTGCGCAGCGCTCCCTGTGCCGCCTCAGAATGTTCAAAGACAGCACGTACGTGTTGATCAGCCATTATGGGCCAAGCCTCCCTCTTCGTATAGATAAGCGGCATTCCACCGCCCCGCTTCCTACTTCGATAGAATGGAAAACCAGCGCCATTATTATTCATTTTTTCGCAAGCTTTCAGAAAAAAAGACGATCCGCGCTTATTCGCCGCGGAACGCCTTTTTCATCCGATCAAAAATCGATTCATGATTTTCTGCCGTTTCTGTCGGAACTGAGCCTGTAACGCCGCCAAACTGGCGAAGCAGCTCTTTCTGTTCATCCGTCAGCTTCTGTGGCGTAACGATCGTTACTTTAACATGCTGGTCGCCCTGTCCATATCCGCGCAGCTTTGGTACACCTTTGCCTTTTAGGCGGAAATACGTGCCCGTCTGTGTGCCGGCTGGGATTTTCAGCTTGATTTTCTCCGTCAGCGTCGGAATTTCGATTTCATCACCGAGTGCCGCCTGTACGAAGGAAAGAGGAACCTCACAATAAATATCGTCGTTTTCACGCTCGAAAAACTCATGTGCTCTTACGCGAATAACGATGTATAAATCGCCCGCAGGACCGCCGCGTTGGCCAGCTTCACCTTCGCCGGACAAACGGATTTGTGCGCCTTCATCAACGCCAGCTGGGATTTTCACAGTAATTTTGCGCTGCTTCTTCACTTTGCCTGCGCCATGACAAGTTCCGCATTTGTCTTTGATTACGCGGCCTGTTCCGCTACAGTTGGAGCAAGCACGACGATTGACCATTCGGCCGAACGGCGTATTTTGCACAACCTCCTGCTGACCAGTACCGCTACATACGGAGCAAGTGTCCGGCTTCGTTCCTGGTTTCGCTCCAGAGCCTGTGCAAGTATCACATGTCTCGGTACGGGGAATCGTAATTTCCGTTTCCTTGCCGAATACCGCTTCCTTGAAATCAATCGTCATCGTATATTGCAAATCGCTGCCGCGCTGTGGCGCATTCGGATCACGACGGCCACCGCCGCCGCCAAAGAACATATCGAAAATATCGCCAAAGCCACCGCCGTCGAAACCGCCAGCTCCGCCGCCCATGCCTTGATTCGGGTCAACATGTCCGTATCGGTCGTAGGTTGAGCGTTTGCCATCGTCACTCAGCACGTCGTAAGCTTCCTTAACT
This genomic window contains:
- a CDS encoding RsmE family RNA methyltransferase, whose protein sequence is MQRYFIAKEQFADDKVRLLGEDAFHAVRVMRMKAGDTFIASDGEQRVVLASVREAASTEVVADIAEELPQNSEPSWLVTIAQSLPKGDKMELVIQKGTEIGAYSFVPFQSERMIVQYDGKKEAKRLERWGKIAKEAAEQSHRCRVPAVEPVRSWRELVKSIASYDLVLFCYEREGDAAEGVGIRQALSSWRSNRGNDTSAPSVLLMVGPEGGFTEREADEAEAAGAIIVGLGKRILRTETAGIVGLTCLLYEAGEMGGV
- a CDS encoding site-2 protease family protein, with the protein product MSMEGWFAYPTAELPFAVLVLIIAFTVHEFAHAYTAYKFGDNTAYDAGRVTLNPRVHLDVLGMILILLAGFGWAKPVPVNQNRFKHPRLMGVIVTAAGPLSNFVLGLLGIILYYISIKSGLYHMGSIGVQDALQVFFSYFISLNFLLFIFNLIPLPPLDGYRIIQNLVPLKVGYKMEQNMQWGIIIFLLLLFIPPLRAVTISPILNFSQELAANFMSLIGGLFI
- the prmA gene encoding 50S ribosomal protein L11 methyltransferase, yielding MKWHELTISTTEQAIEMISNFLHERDADGVSIEESGTLNKERDTSLGQWYETPLNDIPEGHAVIKGYFSEGTDIAALKAELVAPIEQLREFGIDPGDYEITSQMVDEEDWATAWKQYFKPLKVSETLTIKPTWEEYEAAPNEKIIELDPGMAFGTGTHPTTSLCLQTLESVIKGGEEIIDVGTGSGILAIGACRLGASRVLALDLDPIAVTSATENVRLNGLEEQVEVKLSDLLGVLGGKGARGAVGSNESTTVSVPVDLVVANILAEIILLFIDEVYQALKPGGLYISSGIYKNKEELVEQGLVKAGFNVEEIRRDEDWVVFVARKPQVTQ
- the dnaJ gene encoding molecular chaperone DnaJ — encoded protein: MSKRDYYEVLGVGKDASADDIKKSYRQLARKYHPDVNKAADAETQFKEVKEAYDVLSDDGKRSTYDRYGHVDPNQGMGGGAGGFDGGGFGDIFDMFFGGGGGRRDPNAPQRGSDLQYTMTIDFKEAVFGKETEITIPRTETCDTCTGSGAKPGTKPDTCSVCSGTGQQEVVQNTPFGRMVNRRACSNCSGTGRVIKDKCGTCHGAGKVKKQRKITVKIPAGVDEGAQIRLSGEGEAGQRGGPAGDLYIVIRVRAHEFFERENDDIYCEVPLSFVQAALGDEIEIPTLTEKIKLKIPAGTQTGTYFRLKGKGVPKLRGYGQGDQHVKVTIVTPQKLTDEQKELLRQFGGVTGSVPTETAENHESIFDRMKKAFRGE